A window of Amycolatopsis australiensis contains these coding sequences:
- a CDS encoding IniB N-terminal domain-containing protein: MDSVQTLHDFALNLLNDPTALAAFGTDPQGALAAAGLGDVSAADVHEVIPLVLDYVPVDSLPAVGGLPAVGGLSPVGTDAPGIQGAIDQLTALTAGLGLPAAPELPGVGDLGVGELPAVGQLPAVGAVPGVNDITNAASATALAGNVTGAVLGGDLANGLDSAALTNLTAAPGYLSDPNTGVAPQAVSAAGSAVYDVKDVGAHVDAQVNAVTEQVHGVTGGLGGDLVGNVTGHIGDFSGILQGAGETAHSAGGEHHGGHGPLGEVTNVVTNATGISVDHNAVSQVSDVASGNASAVHDVVSDVADVSHNALGNLHIGDVASHNDIHIGH; the protein is encoded by the coding sequence ATGGACTCCGTGCAGACGTTGCACGATTTCGCTCTCAACCTGCTCAACGACCCGACCGCGCTGGCGGCCTTCGGGACGGACCCGCAGGGCGCGCTCGCCGCCGCCGGTCTCGGCGACGTCAGCGCCGCCGACGTGCACGAGGTCATTCCGCTGGTGCTCGACTACGTCCCGGTCGACAGCCTCCCGGCCGTCGGCGGGCTGCCCGCGGTCGGCGGCCTGTCCCCGGTGGGTACCGACGCCCCGGGCATCCAGGGTGCGATCGACCAGCTCACCGCCCTGACCGCGGGCCTCGGCCTGCCGGCCGCCCCGGAGCTGCCGGGTGTCGGCGACCTCGGCGTCGGCGAGCTGCCCGCCGTCGGTCAGCTGCCCGCCGTGGGTGCCGTGCCGGGCGTGAACGACATCACGAACGCCGCGAGCGCGACCGCGCTGGCCGGCAACGTGACCGGTGCCGTCCTCGGCGGCGACCTGGCGAACGGCCTCGACTCGGCCGCGCTGACCAACCTGACCGCGGCTCCGGGCTACCTGAGCGACCCGAACACCGGCGTGGCGCCGCAGGCCGTTTCGGCCGCCGGCTCGGCCGTGTACGACGTCAAGGACGTCGGCGCGCACGTGGACGCCCAGGTCAACGCGGTCACCGAGCAGGTCCACGGCGTGACCGGCGGCCTCGGCGGCGACCTGGTCGGCAACGTCACCGGCCACATCGGTGACTTCTCCGGCATCCTGCAGGGCGCGGGCGAGACCGCGCACTCCGCGGGTGGCGAGCACCACGGTGGCCACGGCCCGCTGGGCGAGGTCACCAACGTCGTGACGAACGCCACCGGCATCAGCGTCGACCACAACGCGGTCAGCCAGGTCAGCGACGTCGCGAGCGGCAACGCCTCGGCCGTGCACGACGTGGTCTCCGACGTGGCCGACGTCAGCCACAACGCGCTGGGCAACCTGCACATCGGTGACGTCGCGTCCCACAACGACATCCACATCGGGCACTGA
- a CDS encoding molecular chaperone DnaK, which translates to MSYVLGIDVAQGRTHAATCRRTRDGWGEAEPLWLGERTPAAASALFLDDEGYLLTGDAAAQAGARVPARLLTGFHRRIGDDVPMLVEGEAFPPETLTTVLVEGIAEHAANLFGGAPRHLVLTHPGDWGAYRRDVLRRALADAGFTAVTLVPGSVAALGAHLPVPGPGAQAAGVCEFGADGVHVTLATAGASGWQPAASAEGVAPAAALSTLFALAGAASTSPKGLAGVVFCGDVPPHALPARPPCPVFAGPVPPATAALGAAALAALRVENRGAPHEPPAVETTLLPQVDTLGDLGERPPRPPVEITPFELPERTGPLNLFRRRRPLAAAVLVLAAAVSAVVITLTAREATAGPGPSPAPSHCAGPGAPSGEGHC; encoded by the coding sequence TTGTCCTACGTCCTCGGGATCGATGTGGCCCAGGGCCGGACCCACGCCGCGACCTGCCGCCGCACGCGCGACGGCTGGGGCGAGGCCGAACCCCTCTGGCTGGGCGAGCGGACCCCGGCCGCGGCCTCCGCGCTCTTCCTCGACGACGAGGGGTACCTGCTGACCGGTGACGCGGCCGCGCAGGCGGGCGCCCGGGTTCCCGCCCGGCTGCTCACCGGCTTCCACCGGCGGATCGGCGACGACGTGCCGATGCTCGTCGAAGGCGAGGCGTTCCCGCCCGAGACGCTGACGACGGTCCTGGTCGAGGGCATCGCCGAGCACGCCGCGAACCTGTTCGGCGGCGCCCCGCGCCACCTGGTGCTGACCCACCCCGGCGACTGGGGCGCCTACCGGCGTGACGTGCTGCGCCGGGCGCTGGCCGACGCCGGGTTCACCGCCGTCACGCTGGTGCCGGGCTCGGTCGCGGCGCTGGGCGCGCACCTGCCGGTGCCCGGTCCCGGCGCGCAGGCCGCCGGGGTCTGCGAGTTCGGCGCCGACGGCGTGCACGTCACGCTGGCCACGGCGGGCGCGAGCGGCTGGCAGCCCGCCGCGAGTGCCGAAGGTGTGGCCCCGGCCGCGGCGCTGAGCACGTTGTTCGCCCTCGCCGGCGCGGCTTCGACGTCCCCCAAGGGGCTGGCCGGCGTCGTCTTCTGCGGCGACGTCCCGCCGCACGCGCTGCCGGCCCGCCCGCCGTGCCCGGTGTTCGCGGGACCGGTTCCACCGGCGACCGCCGCGCTCGGCGCGGCCGCGCTCGCGGCGCTGCGCGTGGAGAACCGGGGCGCCCCGCACGAACCCCCCGCCGTCGAGACCACCCTGCTCCCCCAGGTCGACACGCTCGGTGACCTCGGCGAGCGGCCGCCCCGGCCGCCGGTCGAGATCACGCCGTTCGAGCTGCCCGAGCGCACCGGCCCGCTGAACCTGTTCCGCCGGCGGCGTCCGCTCGCCGCCGCGGTCCTCGTGCTCGCCGCGGCCGTCTCGGCCGTCGTGATCACGCTCACCGCCCGCGAAGCCACCGCGGGTCCCGGCCCGTCCCCCGCCCCGAGCCACTGCGCCGGCCCCGGCGCCCCCTCCGGTGAAGGTCACTGTTGA
- a CDS encoding helix-turn-helix transcriptional regulator: protein MNTLLTQVPPHTVPVHPAARRLLDQVAADPAAPLRLAVVAPGGYGKSVLLAALDRCYREAGVEALLVDDADRLSGDQLAELLTGADGPIVVAHRPTAVAAGWTVLQLGPLGVEDVARLIETVTGKPADPAAAADLHARSGGVPRLAERELLGRLEDFRPELDELDDDVLRYLIAAEAGAGRNLDLLGALLDRRPDELPAIVEAARATGLLGPDDTLPPLAAVAVRDFGPPARRLATVQRLVELQLANGLPVLDLARSLLGTGTSGASAAAAFAAAAAEALPSDARLATRLFEAAAEAGDRSSAVTAGWARAAALSGDLDTALRLGDGMLGAADPETRASGAAIAATVLAHRGELARSAELYHWAGRGDAFAATALVGTGDLEGARRLLDSPSPGVAPTLFAGAATRMARGIADSVSGCATETLSTLLGAAAMLEPALGGTLLPDSPAALAAIAALHTGELALAESVLTRALDGRIGGDLLAARHRLLLGWVAMTAGDLATAAEHHDAVAGRTLEARDELFFATLELGLARRASDLVGLQRSWNRAYQASMRQQTDLFSLLPLGELAIAAARTGAFAKLSGQLDRAHGLLEKLGEPPLWTVSLVWHELHAAITLEDREAAEAHLATLTTHAHCGRYPSALAAAARSWLSVLGGTSDPDAVAAASAELHDLGLRWDAARLAGQAAIRTSDRKAMVQLLEAARQFQGTAARRDQGAPEPAAGTGLAALSERELEVARLVVEGLTYKQAGSKLFISGKTVEHHMARIRGKLGATDRRELLATLRELLSRPDAGA, encoded by the coding sequence TTGAACACTCTGCTCACGCAGGTTCCACCGCACACCGTTCCCGTGCACCCGGCCGCGCGCCGGCTGCTGGACCAGGTCGCCGCGGACCCCGCTGCGCCGCTGCGGCTCGCCGTCGTCGCCCCCGGCGGCTACGGCAAGAGCGTGCTGCTCGCGGCGCTCGACCGCTGCTACCGCGAAGCGGGTGTCGAGGCCCTGCTCGTCGACGACGCCGACCGGCTCAGTGGCGATCAGCTGGCGGAACTGCTCACCGGCGCGGACGGGCCGATCGTCGTCGCGCACCGGCCGACCGCGGTGGCGGCCGGCTGGACGGTGCTGCAGCTCGGCCCGCTCGGCGTCGAGGACGTCGCCCGGCTGATCGAGACGGTCACGGGCAAGCCCGCCGACCCGGCGGCCGCGGCCGACCTGCACGCACGCAGTGGCGGGGTGCCGCGGCTGGCCGAGCGGGAGCTGCTCGGGCGGCTGGAGGACTTCCGGCCGGAGCTGGACGAGCTGGACGACGACGTGCTGCGCTACCTGATCGCGGCCGAGGCCGGCGCCGGGCGCAACCTCGACCTGCTGGGCGCGCTGCTGGACCGCCGTCCCGACGAGCTGCCCGCGATCGTCGAAGCGGCCCGCGCGACGGGGCTGCTCGGCCCCGACGACACGCTGCCGCCGCTGGCCGCGGTCGCGGTCCGCGACTTCGGGCCGCCGGCGCGGCGGCTGGCGACGGTGCAGCGGCTGGTCGAGCTGCAGCTGGCGAACGGTCTCCCGGTGCTCGACCTGGCCCGCTCGCTGCTCGGGACGGGCACCTCCGGCGCGTCCGCGGCGGCCGCGTTCGCCGCGGCGGCGGCCGAAGCGCTGCCGTCCGACGCGCGGCTGGCGACCCGGCTGTTCGAGGCGGCCGCCGAAGCGGGCGACCGGTCCTCCGCGGTCACGGCGGGCTGGGCGCGCGCGGCCGCGTTGTCCGGCGATCTCGACACCGCGTTGCGGCTGGGCGACGGGATGCTCGGCGCGGCCGACCCGGAAACCCGCGCGTCGGGCGCGGCGATCGCCGCCACCGTGCTGGCGCACCGCGGCGAGCTGGCCCGCAGCGCGGAGCTGTACCACTGGGCGGGCCGCGGCGACGCGTTCGCCGCGACGGCGTTGGTCGGCACCGGCGATCTCGAGGGCGCCCGGCGGCTGCTGGACTCGCCGTCCCCCGGCGTCGCCCCGACGTTGTTCGCGGGCGCGGCCACGCGGATGGCCCGCGGCATCGCGGATTCGGTGTCCGGCTGCGCGACGGAGACGTTGTCGACGCTGCTGGGCGCGGCGGCGATGCTGGAGCCGGCGCTCGGCGGCACGCTGCTGCCGGACAGCCCGGCGGCCCTGGCGGCCATCGCCGCCCTGCACACCGGCGAGCTGGCGCTGGCGGAGTCGGTGCTGACGCGCGCACTCGACGGCCGGATCGGCGGCGACCTCCTGGCGGCCCGGCACCGGCTCCTGCTGGGCTGGGTCGCGATGACGGCGGGCGATCTCGCCACGGCGGCCGAACACCACGACGCCGTGGCGGGCCGGACGTTGGAGGCGCGCGACGAGCTGTTCTTCGCGACACTGGAGCTGGGCCTGGCGCGGCGGGCCAGTGACCTGGTCGGGCTGCAGCGGTCGTGGAACCGCGCGTACCAGGCGTCGATGCGGCAGCAGACGGACCTGTTTTCGCTGCTGCCGCTGGGTGAGCTGGCGATCGCGGCGGCCCGCACCGGCGCGTTCGCCAAGCTGTCCGGTCAGCTGGACCGGGCGCACGGCCTGCTGGAGAAGCTCGGCGAGCCTCCACTGTGGACGGTCTCGCTGGTCTGGCACGAGCTGCACGCGGCAATTACGCTGGAGGACCGCGAAGCGGCCGAGGCGCACCTGGCGACGTTGACGACCCACGCCCACTGCGGCCGCTACCCGAGCGCACTGGCGGCGGCGGCCCGGAGCTGGCTTTCGGTGCTGGGCGGCACATCGGACCCGGACGCGGTCGCCGCGGCCTCGGCGGAACTGCACGACCTGGGCCTGCGCTGGGACGCGGCGCGCCTCGCGGGCCAGGCGGCGATCCGGACGTCGGACCGCAAGGCGATGGTCCAGCTGCTGGAGGCGGCCCGCCAGTTCCAGGGCACCGCGGCCCGCCGCGACCAGGGAGCCCCGGAACCGGCGGCCGGAACGGGCCTGGCGGCGCTGAGCGAGCGCGAGCTGGAGGTGGCCCGCCTGGTGGTCGAGGGGCTGACGTACAAGCAGGCGGGCAGCAAGCTGTTCATTTCGGGCAAGACGGTGGAGCACCACATGGCCCGCATCCGCGGCAAGCTGGGCGCGACGGACCGCCGCGAGCTGCTGGCGACGCTGCGAGAGCTGCTGTCACGACCGGACGCGGGGGCTTAG